Proteins co-encoded in one Arachis stenosperma cultivar V10309 chromosome 7, arast.V10309.gnm1.PFL2, whole genome shotgun sequence genomic window:
- the LOC130939326 gene encoding uncharacterized protein LOC130939326 has protein sequence MSIGREDNVVWKFDSKGIFSTNSFMKILQSETLVNTKDRLSRLGVIVHSDNICVLCKKEVESVQYLFLLCEAWQVWCSWLISVGQVWETSGTIRELFERWLGIHRRKHERKLWLAGFFAVIWNIWLERNARIFKNEKSGVEILQRRTILSYTNWTGSDPGGGY, from the exons ATGTCAATTGGTAGAGAGGATAACGTGGTTTGGAAGTTTGATAGTAAAGGCATTTTCTCAACGAACTCTTTTATGAAGATCCTACAATCGGAGACTCT AGTTAATACGAAAGACAGGTTGAGTAGGCTAGGCGTGATCGTTCACAGTGATAATATTTGTGTACTATGTAAGAAGGAGGTGGAATCTGTTCAGTATTTATTCCTACTTTGTGAAGCTTGGCAAGTGTGGTGCAGTTGGTTGATCTCCGTTGGTCAAGTGTGGGAAACTTCTGGAACTATAAGAGAACTGTTTGAAAGGTGGCTTGGCATACATAGGCGTAAACATGAGCGGAAGCTGTGGCTGGCTGGGTTCTTTGCAGTAATTTGGAACATCTGGTTGGAACGTAATGCtaggatttttaaaaatgaGAAATCAGGTGTTGAGATCTTACAGAGAAGGACAATTCTAAGCTATACAAATTGGACTGGCAGTGATCCTGGTGGTGGTTACTGA